The genome window CGCCTGCTGAAGCAACTCAGTCAGACGCGGGCGGACCTCCCACTCAAACTCCTCCCCGGCACGCCGAACATGCCGCTGATGCCTGCGAAACAGAAACGCCGCCGCACATCCCGCCGCCAAAACAAAATACGCCTGAACAAAACGGGAAACGAACCCAACTTTCAGCGCCGCCAGCTCCAGCAGCCCGCCGGGACTGCGGCCGGCATGATAGCCGAACAGCGCAAAATGCGTACTCTCTGGAGCAAGGAAGAAAAAGCCGACCAATCCGACCAGCAGAACAAAACCGCCGCCCAGCCCGAACGCAAACCAGGCCGACTGAAAAGTGCCGAGTACCGGATTTGGATGGCAGACAACAGCTGTTCCCTCTCCAAACGGATAAACCTTCTTTCGGTTACAAACAAGCCACAGTCCGGCAATCGGAAGAGCAACACCCGCAGACAATCGCGTACAGGCCGCCAGCGCCAGCAGAAAACCACCCCAGAATGAAGCCATGGCCCCGCGCTTATGATCCGAATAGCTCAGCGCCACAAAGCCGGCAGTCAGAAAAAAGGCACACAACCCATAAGTTTTCACAATCGTCGTAAAATAACTCTGATAGACATTCACTCCCGCCAAGGCAAAGGCAGAAAATGCCGCCACCTTCCAATGACTGGAAAAATCAGAAGGCCCCGACGCAGCCTGCTTCCAGTATTTGGAAGAAATCCGTCCGGCCAACCACGCTGCACATCCGGCCGCCGCCAAACCGAACAGAGCCGTAATCATCCGGCCGCCGGCCACACCCAGTTTTCCAATGATTGGAAAAAGTACACCGTAGACATAGGGAAGAGCCGGCCCCTGCGTAAACATAAAATCGCGATACAAAACGCGACCTTCTGTCACCTGCCGGGCTGCATACAAATACCACCCTTCATCCTGATTCAAATCGCCAAGAAACAGATTTGCGGTACTGAGAAGAACACTCAGCGCAACAGCTGCCAACACTAAAAAAATCCAAGCGGTTCGTTTCATTTTCAAGTTTATCATGCCCTGTTAAATATTTTTTTCCGAACATTTTTCCCCAACAAATAGGCCCGCACGAACATCCGCCCTGCGAGCGCCGCAAAAAAATGATTCAGGCCTCCAATGCTTGGAAAGACTCGGTCTCAATTCTTCCAACATCTGGAAAATGGTTTCCCTGCCAAAGCTAAACACCTATAGTTAAAATCTTAATTTCAATAAACCAAGGAGACCTAGCTATGGAACTTAAAGGAAGTCAGACCGAAACAAACCTGATGGCCGCATTCGCCGGCGAATCTCAGGCCCGCAATCGCTACACCTACTACGCATCTGTTGCCAAAAAAGAAGGTTTTGTTCAGATTTCTGATATTTTCACAGAAACCGCAGACCAGGAAAAGGAACACGCCAAACGCCTTTTCAAATTGATGGCAGGCGGCGAGATCGAAATTCCCGCAAGCTCCTTCCCGGCCGGCCCCGTCGGCGACACAAAAGCCAACCTGCTGGACGCAGCTGCGGGAGAAGAGCACGAATGGACTGAAATGTATCCGGATTTTGCCAACATCGCCATGGAAGAAGGTTTCACAGAAATCGCCAGCGTCTTCACTGCCATCGCCGTGGCTGAAAAACAGCACGACAAACGCTACAAAGAACTCGCCGCCAACATTGATGCCGGCAAAGTGTTCGAACGCGATGAAGATGTCGTCTGGCGCTGCCGCAACTGCGGGTATCTGCATAAAGGCAAAAAAGCCCTCAACAAATGCCCGGCCTGCGCTCACCCTCAGGCACATTTCGAACTGCTCGCAGAAAACTGGTAAGTCGAAACGGCAGAAAAGACCGAGCCCCGGCTGCCCGGGGCTTTCTTTTTGCATCAGGCAGGTCTTTTTTATAAACGGATCTGCTCATAAAGAAAATTCAACACGACCTCTTCCAATGTCTGGAAAAACCGCAGAAGAATCCGGAAAACGGCTGGATGCCTGGCTTGCTGAAAGTGAGCCGGGCCTGTCGCGTTCGCGTTGGCAGGGCCTGATAAAAAACGGGAAGGTCACCGTAAACGGCGGTTCCGTGAAATCGAACTTTAAACTTCGCTCAGGAGACTTTGTGGAATGGACGATTCCGGATCCGGTTCCGACCGAAACCCTTCCCGAAAATATTCCCCTGGACATTCTGTTTGAAGACCGCCACATCATCGTGGTGAACAAACCCGCCGGACTGGTGGTGCATCCTGCCGCAGGGAATGAGAACGGAACGTTGGTCAATGCCCTGCTTCACCACTGCACCGACCTGACCGGTATCGGAGGCGAAGAGCGCCCCGGTATTGTTCACCGGCTCGACAAAGACACCAGTGGCGTCATGGTGATCGCAAAAACCGAAACCGCCATGGCCGAACTGGCGCGGCAATTTAAAAAACGGGAAACAGAAAAAGAATACCTGGCAATTGTGCGCGGCGCACTGCACCCGTCATCCGGCTACATCGAAACAACCATTGGGCGACACCCGATCCACCGAAAAAAGATGGCAGCCAACATCAAGCGGGGCCGGCGGGCTGTGTCGAATTACAAAACCGATGAAAAACTAAAAAACGCATCACTGCTGCGCATCCGCATCGAAACCGGACGGACCCACCAGATCCGGGTGCATATGGCATTTTTAAAACACCCGATTCTTGGAGACAAGCTCTACGCACGCCGTCAACCGACCGATACCTGGCCCGACCGACAAATGCTCCATGCAGCCAAACTGTCGATCATCCATCCCAATACGCGCAAAAAAATGACGTTTCAGGCTCCTTTGCCGGCAGACATGAAGGCCCTGCTTGAGCAACTCAGAATTAATCCTTCTGAGAAATCCCAATTACCTTACGAAACTCAATCGCCTCAGACGCGAGGATAAATGCCAGTGGCGGCATATCTTTGGTCACTTCCATCAGCGAACCATAATAGCGGCTGTAATCTTCGAGAGTCTCCTCTTCACCCGGCGGACGCATGCCCATAAAAACCAACCCGGCATCTGCTGACGATTGGCGAATAATATCGAAATAGCTGGGAAGCTGCTTGATCAGCACCTCTGCTTCCGCAGGAATCCGCTGTTCTTCAATAAAGGTTCCCAACCGTATCTGAGCCGCCTCGCGCTCCGCTTCGGTTTCGACAATGGTTTTCACGACCAGCCTGGACTGCCGCCATGCCGGACTTTTCTGAACCTGATAGGCTAACGTAAGAATCAGGCCGATATTGGATGCGTTGCCCCCCCACCAGACATCAATCGTATCCGCCTCTTCAGGCACTTCATTCTCGCTTTCCCGGAACAGAATCAGATTGCGGTTGGTTCGACAAACCAGACGTATCAGTTCCGCAAAGCCTTCAAAATTCGAACGGTTTTCCGTGTCACCCAGCAGGATGGTGTTGGGCGTCAAGGGTCCATACCCATAGGCGCGCACCAGAGATTTTGCCCCGGTCAGCATATCCGGGGCCGGAAAAATCTTAACCAGCGCATCCACTTCACGCTTTCGCAGATACTCCCGCAGAGACTCTTCCGTGCTTTCCACTTTCTCTGCGGACCAGTCTTCTACCGGCAGGATGCTCGCCACCGTCAGGGCGCTGCTGTGCCGCGCCAGAGAGTGGGCCATTTCCACCAGATGCCAGCGCGATCTGGGTGAGCCGCTCAGCGCCAGAATGCTGGGCCGCCACGTCCGTTCATCCGGCTTCAACCGGCTGAGCCGCTGAACGGCAAAGCGAACCAGCAGCGTTAAAATGCCGTAACGCATGTCCGCCCAGTGCGCATTGAGCTGCCGGCGTTTAATTAAATAGAAAATAACAGAGGTTACCAAAATCGCAATCAGGGTGGCCCCGGCGTTGATCATCAGCATCACAGCAAAACAGCCCGCTGCCCCCAGCAGGGAAATACCGCACGGCACATTGAACTTCGGCCTCCACGCCGGACTTTCAATCAGGCCCTCCAGTCCCGCGGAGAGGTTGAGGAGTCCATAGGACAGCAAAAAGAACATCGACAGAATCGGGGCAATCAGATTGAGATCCCCCAGCAGAACAGCCGCCAGAGCTACGATAAATGAGAGGATTGTGGCAATGCGCGGATCCGCTTTATCTTTGCCAAAACCGCGGCCGATAAACCGTGGAATCACACGATCGCCCGCCAGCGCCTGCAGCATGCGCGGCGCGCCGAGCAACGACCCCAACGCACTGGATAGCGAGGCCGCAAACACCCCGATCACTATCAGAATGCCCCAGCGCGCCATCGTCGACATAATGTTCAGGTCCACCAGAAGGACATCCAGATTGGACACCTTCATCGACAAGAAGATCGGAAGCGCCATATAGACCAGATAGCCCGTTACAATGGCGGCCAATGTTCCACGCGGAAGCGACTTCGCGGGGTTCTTCAGATCCCCTGACATGCCAAGTCCGGCCTCAATCCCGGTCACGGCCGGGAAAAACACAGCAAAAACAACCCAGAAACTTTCCCGGGCCGGAACAACCGTTTCGGCAGACAAAGACAGTGCATCCGGAGGAGGAGACCCCATGAAAAACGAAACCAGCGACAAACCAATCGCGACCAGGATTCCAAACTGAACTTTCAATGCCAAATCCGCCGAGATCGTCGCCAGCACGGTCAACACCGTCAGGGTTCCGGCCGAAATCACCTTGGCCACGACCGCCGCATCCAGCATCGGCAACGGATTCCCCAGTGCCATCACGGCTTCAGTAAACCCGGCAATATAAAACGCCACCCCAAAAGCGCGCGCAAAAAAAAGCGGCAGCCCGATGGCCACTCCGGCCTCCAGGCCAAGCGAACGGGATATAATGTAATAAGCGCCGCCGGTTCCCACCTTCATATTGGTGGCCATCGCCGAGATGGACAACCCGGTCAGGAACGTAATCGCCGTGGCAAGCGTCACGATCAGCAGGGTGGCAGGCAGTCCGACACTGCCGAGCACCCACCCAAAGCGCAAATACATTACAACACCGAAAATCGTCAGAATGCTCGGCGTGAACACGCCCTTGAACGTACCAAATGCGTATCCCTGTTTTTTTTCGTCTTCAGCCATAACCGTTTCCAATCTCTGGATAAATCCTGAGGGAAGTCTTCCAGACCAATCAAAAAAAGGAAAGCAATTCGATATTCCTTGTTCCTCATTCGGCACATCCTATATTCTGCTCACTTATGACCGATCGCGAACAATTTCTGGACAATGTGACCGCCTTCCTCGAATACAAAAAAGAGGAAGGGTTCCAAACATTGGAAATCTCGCCGGAAACCCGCGCAATGCTTGCGCCGGCCAAACAAAAACCGGCCGCTGCAAAGCCGAAACCGGCCGCTCCGGCCTATCGACCCGCCCCGCCGGCGCCTGACCCTGAACCCTCTCAGGCACCAGGCGACGACATTGTAGTCACCGGAAAAACTCTCGAAGAAATCGCAAAACAGATCAGCACCTGCACCGGTTGCGGACTGCACGCCTCGCGCAACAAAACCGTGCCCGGCGAAGGAAACGGTCATCATCCCGACCTCATGTTTATCGGCGAAGGCCCCGGCGCGGACGAGGATGCGCAGGGCCGCCCGTTCGTCGGTGCCGCGGGCCAGCTGCTCACTAAAATGATCGGAGCAATGGGCTACACCCGCGATCAGATTTTTATCGCCAACATCGTCAAATGCCGCCCTCCGGGAAACCGGGTTCCCCTGCCCGACGAAATGAGCGCCTGCACCCCGTACCTGCTCAAACAGATTGAGCTGATCCAACCGAAGATCATCATCGCGCTTGGCAAAACCGCCGTTGAGGGACTTCTGCATAAGCCGGTGGCCATCACCCGCTTTCGCGGAACATGGTGCAAATATGAAGGCATCGATCTGATGCCGACCTTTCATCCGGCCTACCTGCTTCGCTCGCCTGGCAAAAAACGCGAAGCGTGGGATGATCTCCAATCCGTCCTTGCCAAACTCGGGAAAACACCGCCCCAGAAAAATTAAAACCAAACGACCTCAAAGCCCATCCTGCTCCATTGATCACTTAATGGAACGAGATGCGCTCTGAAAGGCCGGCCTCCTGACAAACAGATATCGGGACCGGTCGCAGCGCTGCTTCCCGACGGATGGAGCGGCACAATTTACGATCAAAAACCTTCCAAACCTTGGAAAAATCGGGCAAAAAGACGGATCAGTTTTAGAGGAAAAAATCTATGAGCACTCCAGCAGGAAATTTTATTCATGACATCATTGATGCGGACCTGGAATCCGGAAAACGCAGCGAGGTGGTTACCCGCTTCCCTCCGGAGCCCAACGGCTATCTGCACATTGGGCACGCCAAAGCCATCTGCCTCGATTTCGGGACTGCGCTGAAATACAACGGGCGCTGCCACCTGCGTTTTGATGACACCAATCCGACCGCGGAAGACACCGAATATGTGGAAGCAATCAAGGAAGATGTCCACTGGCTCGGCTTCGACTGGGGCGAGCACCTTTACTGGGCATCGGATTATTTCGAACAGATGTATGAATATGCCGTGCAGCTTATCAAGCAGGGCAAAGCCTACGTCTGCGACCTGAGCGTGGATGCGTTCAAAGAATACCGCGGCATTCCGACGGAACCGGGCAAAGAGCCGGAAGGCCGCCAGCGGTCGATCGAAGAAAACCTTGAGCTGTTTGAAAAAATGAAAGCCGGCGAGTTTGCCGACGGCGCTTATGTGCTGCGGGCCCGAATCGACATGGCCTCCCCCAACCTGCACATGCGCGACCCGGCCATTTACCGCATTAAACATGCGTCGCACCATAACACCGGCGACCAATGGTGCATTTACCCGATGTATGACTTCGCCCACTGCATTGAAGACTCCATTGAAGGTGTCACTCATTCGCTGTGCACGCTCGAGTTTGAAGTGCATCGCCCGCTCTACGACTGGATTCTCAAAGAGCTCGAGGCCTACCAGCCGCAGCAGATCGAATTTGCCCGGCTCAACCTCACCTATACCGTGATGAGCAAACGCAAGCTGCTCGAACTGGTACAGAAAAACCTGGTCAACGGATGGGACGACCCGCGCATGCCCACCCTGTGCGGCATGCGCCGCCGCGGCTACCCGGCCCAGGCCATCCGCAACTTCTGCACCGAAATCGGCATCACAAAAACGGAAAGCCTTTCTGATGTCGCCCTGCTGGAACATCACGTGCGCGATATCCTCAACGAAAAAGCGCCGCGCCGCATGGCGGTACTCGATCCGCTGAAAGTGGTCATCACCAACTATCCGGAAGAGCAAACCGAGACCTTCGACCTGCCGAACCATCCCAACAATGAGGAGGTGGGCACCCGCAGTGTTCCGTTTACCCGGGAACTGTTCATCGAGAAAAGCGACTACCTGGAAGATGCGCCGAATAAATACAAACGCTTCACCATTGGACGTGAGGTTCGTCTGCGCGGGGCCTATCTGGCCACCTGCAATGAAGCTATCAAAGATGCGGACGGCAATGTGATTGAACTGCGCTGCACCATCGACCCCGAATCGAAGGGCGGCTCTGCTCCAGACGGACGCAAAGTGAAAGGCACCATCCACTGGGTCTCGGCAACTGAAGGCGTCGAAGCCACAGTACATCTCTACGACCGCCTGTTCGGATGCGAAAACCCGGCCGCCGAAGAGGCGGACTTCAAGGAACTGCTCAATCCCGAGTCACTGCAAACTGTGACCGGCATCGTCGAGCCGGAAGCCATTTCCCAGCCGGGTGAGGCCTTCCAGTTCGAACGCATCGGATACTTCTGCATCGATAAAGATTCGACGGCAGACGTTCCGGTCCTGAACCGCACCGTAGGCCTGCGCGATTCGTGGAACAAATAGTTTCCGAGCAAACCCATAAAAAACGGCACAACCTGAACAGGCGGTGCCGTTTTTTTGCATTAAGACTGCTTTTTAGGCCAAACCTTCCGCGACAAGATCGCCGACCTCGGTGGTCGAATATCCCATTTTACCGGCAGCGAGGCCTTTGAGCTTATTGGCGGTGATGTCCGCCACAACGGCTTCAATCGCATTCCCGGCTTCGGCTTCGCCGAGCTCTTTAAGCATCATGGAACCGGCGCAGATTGCGGCGAGCGGGTTGATGACGTTCTGTCCGGTGTATTTCGGTGCAGAACCTCCGATCGGCTCGAACATACTGACCCCTTCCGGATTGATGTTCCCGCCGGCGGCGATGCCCATGCCGCCCTGCGTCATCGCGCCAAGGTCGGTGATGATGTCGCCGAACATATTGGTGGTGACGAGCACATCAAACCATTCCGGGCTTTTGACCATCCACATGCAGGTGGCATCGACATGGTAGTAGTCGCGGCGGATATCGGTGTAGTCGGCGTCGCCGACTTCGTGAAAGGCGCGCTCCCACAGATCAAAGACATGGGTCAGCACATTGGTCTTCCCAACAAGCCCCAGCGTGTTTTCATTGCCGACACCTCGCGATTTTTTTCCGGACTTGCGGGCGTAGTCGAAGGCATAGCGCAGGCAGCGCTCCACCTGGAAGCGATTGTAGATCATGGACTGAACAGCTACTTCGTGCGGCGTTCCCTTCATGGAAATCCCACCGGCTCCGGTGTAGATGCCGCCGGTGTTTTCACGGACGATCACATAATCGATTTCTTCCGGCCCTTTGTCCTTAATCGGCGTTTCAACACCGGGGAAGAGCTTGACCGGACGCAGGTTGATATACTGGTCGAGTTCGAAGCGAAGCTTGAGCAGAATGCCTTTTTCAAGGATGCCGGGTTTGACCTCCGGATGGCCGATGGCGCCGAGGAAAATGGCGTCATGCTGACGAAGATCGTCGGCCGCGCTTTCCGGAAGCACTTCGTTGGTGCGCAGATAACGGTCTCCACCGTAATCATAATCCGTAAAGTCGATTTTGAATCCGAATTTATCCGCCGCGGCTTTCAGGACTTTCACGCCTTCGCGTGCCACTTCAGGGCCGGTACCGTCTCCGCCAATTACAGCAATGTTGTAGCTTTTGCTCATAACCAACTCCTTTGGTTCGAAAAACGAAATGAGCACGAAGAAAGGATAATCCCGCGGAGTTCCAATCCGGAAGCGGTCAAATCTTGCCGAGCAATGCGCCGGCGGCTTCCAGATCAGCTACAGTCCGGATCTTCAGGTTCGTGCGGCTGGATACAACGAGATGAATTTCCTGACGGGATTTATCGAGCAGAGCGGATTCATCATCAACCAGTTTCACGCCGCTTTTCAGCATCTTACTAAACACATCGCGCTTAAACACCTGAGGACTCTGAGTGACCCAAACGCTGTTGCGATCCATCGACTTCGTGACTTTCTGCCCCTTTTCAGCAAATTTGACCGCATCCGGGCTGCGGAATGCCGCAACGGCTGCGCCGTAGCGTTTTCCCGCCTTGACGGTTTCGGAAACAACAGCATCCTGAATAAAGGGTCGGGACGCGGAATGAACCAGAACAGCGGTTGCATCTTCCGGAAGCTGACCCGCCGCTTTTTTAAGGTTGCTCAACCGGGTTCCGGAACCGGCGACCAGACTTTTTATTTTTTTGATTCCATACGAACGAATCACCTGAAGCGCATTGTCCACCCGCTGTTTTTTAACGACCAGAATGATTCCATCGACCAGATCATTCTCCTGAAGGGTGAGTAATGAATGAGCTAAAACCGGCCGATCACCCAATGCGAGAAATGCAACATCCACTCCGGATGTAATCTCCTGCTCTTTTCCACATGCTAAAACAATTGCCCATACTGACATTGACTGCCTCCTTTCGGCAAACTGTCCGCAGGAAACATGTATAGACAACCTGCGGTATTGCAGGAATTTAGCAACAAGCCACCGGCCTGTCAAAGAGTTCAGGTCTCAGAAGGGGTCTCTTTTCCGGCCGAAGCATCAGTGTCCTCTTCGGAAGCGGTCGCTTCTTCTGGCTCCGGCGCGGAAGAACCGGCCTTTTCTTCATCTTTCGCAGGTGTTTCGGACTCCGGCAGCTTTCCGTTTTTAAGATCTTCGGGAATTTCTCCGGTTTCGAGCATCTGCATGACCTGATCGCCGTCAATCGTCTCGTATTTGATGAGGACTTCAGAAATCAGCTCCAGCTTATCGCGATTATCTTCCAGAATTTCCCGGGCGGTATCATGCGCCTCATTGAGAATTTTATTAATTTCCTCATCGATCAGCTCCGAGGTCTTCTCGCTGTGGCTTTCCGTCCGGTTGACTTCGCGGCCCAGGAACATCAGCTCCTGATTGGAACCGAAATTACGCGGTCCCAGAGTGCTCATTCCAAACTCACAAACCATCGCCCGGGCGATATTGGTGGCCCGTTCGATGTCGTTCTGAGCCCCGGTGGTTACATCATTAAAGATGATCTCTTCAGCGACACGCCCCCCCATCAGGCCGATCAGCATCCCCATCAGGCGGGTGCGACCCTGTGTATAGCGGTCTTTTTCCGGCAGCTGCATAGTGGCGCCGAGCGCTCGGCCACGAGGAATCACAGTGACTTTATGCAAGGGTTCGGTCTGCTCGGTTTTGGCGAGCACAATGGCGTGACCGGCTTCATGGTAGGCCGTCAGCTTTTTCTCTTCGACATCCAGCATATGGCTGCGACGTTCACGCCCCCAGGACACTTTATCGCGCGCCTCCTCGAAATCCTTCTGTTCAACAGACTCAGCACCACGACGGGCGGCCAGCAACGCGGCCTCATTGACCAGATTCATGATGTCAGCACCGGAGAAGCCGGGGGTTCCGCGCGCAACCTTCGTCAAATCGACGTTGTCGGCCAGCATAATGCGCTTTACGTGAATTTCCAGAATCTCTTCGCGGCCTTTCAGGTTCGGCAGGTCGATGAAGACCTGACGGTCAAAACGGCCGGGGCGCATCAGCGCCGGATCGAGCACGTCCGGACGGTTGGTTGCGGCAATAATAATAATGCCTTCGGCCGTATCAAACCCGTCCATTTCCACCAGGAGAGCATTGAGTGTCTGCTCGCGCTCATCGTGCCCCCCACCGATTCCGGTAAAGCGGCTGCGGCCGACCGCATCAATCTCATCGACA of Tichowtungia aerotolerans contains these proteins:
- the rbr gene encoding rubrerythrin → MELKGSQTETNLMAAFAGESQARNRYTYYASVAKKEGFVQISDIFTETADQEKEHAKRLFKLMAGGEIEIPASSFPAGPVGDTKANLLDAAAGEEHEWTEMYPDFANIAMEEGFTEIASVFTAIAVAEKQHDKRYKELAANIDAGKVFERDEDVVWRCRNCGYLHKGKKALNKCPACAHPQAHFELLAENW
- a CDS encoding RluA family pseudouridine synthase, whose protein sequence is MSGKTAEESGKRLDAWLAESEPGLSRSRWQGLIKNGKVTVNGGSVKSNFKLRSGDFVEWTIPDPVPTETLPENIPLDILFEDRHIIVVNKPAGLVVHPAAGNENGTLVNALLHHCTDLTGIGGEERPGIVHRLDKDTSGVMVIAKTETAMAELARQFKKRETEKEYLAIVRGALHPSSGYIETTIGRHPIHRKKMAANIKRGRRAVSNYKTDEKLKNASLLRIRIETGRTHQIRVHMAFLKHPILGDKLYARRQPTDTWPDRQMLHAAKLSIIHPNTRKKMTFQAPLPADMKALLEQLRINPSEKSQLPYETQSPQTRG
- a CDS encoding APC family permease — translated: MAEDEKKQGYAFGTFKGVFTPSILTIFGVVMYLRFGWVLGSVGLPATLLIVTLATAITFLTGLSISAMATNMKVGTGGAYYIISRSLGLEAGVAIGLPLFFARAFGVAFYIAGFTEAVMALGNPLPMLDAAVVAKVISAGTLTVLTVLATISADLALKVQFGILVAIGLSLVSFFMGSPPPDALSLSAETVVPARESFWVVFAVFFPAVTGIEAGLGMSGDLKNPAKSLPRGTLAAIVTGYLVYMALPIFLSMKVSNLDVLLVDLNIMSTMARWGILIVIGVFAASLSSALGSLLGAPRMLQALAGDRVIPRFIGRGFGKDKADPRIATILSFIVALAAVLLGDLNLIAPILSMFFLLSYGLLNLSAGLEGLIESPAWRPKFNVPCGISLLGAAGCFAVMLMINAGATLIAILVTSVIFYLIKRRQLNAHWADMRYGILTLLVRFAVQRLSRLKPDERTWRPSILALSGSPRSRWHLVEMAHSLARHSSALTVASILPVEDWSAEKVESTEESLREYLRKREVDALVKIFPAPDMLTGAKSLVRAYGYGPLTPNTILLGDTENRSNFEGFAELIRLVCRTNRNLILFRESENEVPEEADTIDVWWGGNASNIGLILTLAYQVQKSPAWRQSRLVVKTIVETEAEREAAQIRLGTFIEEQRIPAEAEVLIKQLPSYFDIIRQSSADAGLVFMGMRPPGEEETLEDYSRYYGSLMEVTKDMPPLAFILASEAIEFRKVIGISQKD
- a CDS encoding uracil-DNA glycosylase produces the protein MTDREQFLDNVTAFLEYKKEEGFQTLEISPETRAMLAPAKQKPAAAKPKPAAPAYRPAPPAPDPEPSQAPGDDIVVTGKTLEEIAKQISTCTGCGLHASRNKTVPGEGNGHHPDLMFIGEGPGADEDAQGRPFVGAAGQLLTKMIGAMGYTRDQIFIANIVKCRPPGNRVPLPDEMSACTPYLLKQIELIQPKIIIALGKTAVEGLLHKPVAITRFRGTWCKYEGIDLMPTFHPAYLLRSPGKKREAWDDLQSVLAKLGKTPPQKN
- a CDS encoding glutamine--tRNA ligase/YqeY domain fusion protein, which encodes MSTPAGNFIHDIIDADLESGKRSEVVTRFPPEPNGYLHIGHAKAICLDFGTALKYNGRCHLRFDDTNPTAEDTEYVEAIKEDVHWLGFDWGEHLYWASDYFEQMYEYAVQLIKQGKAYVCDLSVDAFKEYRGIPTEPGKEPEGRQRSIEENLELFEKMKAGEFADGAYVLRARIDMASPNLHMRDPAIYRIKHASHHNTGDQWCIYPMYDFAHCIEDSIEGVTHSLCTLEFEVHRPLYDWILKELEAYQPQQIEFARLNLTYTVMSKRKLLELVQKNLVNGWDDPRMPTLCGMRRRGYPAQAIRNFCTEIGITKTESLSDVALLEHHVRDILNEKAPRRMAVLDPLKVVITNYPEEQTETFDLPNHPNNEEVGTRSVPFTRELFIEKSDYLEDAPNKYKRFTIGREVRLRGAYLATCNEAIKDADGNVIELRCTIDPESKGGSAPDGRKVKGTIHWVSATEGVEATVHLYDRLFGCENPAAEEADFKELLNPESLQTVTGIVEPEAISQPGEAFQFERIGYFCIDKDSTADVPVLNRTVGLRDSWNK
- a CDS encoding 3-isopropylmalate dehydrogenase, with product MSKSYNIAVIGGDGTGPEVAREGVKVLKAAADKFGFKIDFTDYDYGGDRYLRTNEVLPESAADDLRQHDAIFLGAIGHPEVKPGILEKGILLKLRFELDQYINLRPVKLFPGVETPIKDKGPEEIDYVIVRENTGGIYTGAGGISMKGTPHEVAVQSMIYNRFQVERCLRYAFDYARKSGKKSRGVGNENTLGLVGKTNVLTHVFDLWERAFHEVGDADYTDIRRDYYHVDATCMWMVKSPEWFDVLVTTNMFGDIITDLGAMTQGGMGIAAGGNINPEGVSMFEPIGGSAPKYTGQNVINPLAAICAGSMMLKELGEAEAGNAIEAVVADITANKLKGLAAGKMGYSTTEVGDLVAEGLA
- a CDS encoding IspD/TarI family cytidylyltransferase, with translation MSVWAIVLACGKEQEITSGVDVAFLALGDRPVLAHSLLTLQENDLVDGIILVVKKQRVDNALQVIRSYGIKKIKSLVAGSGTRLSNLKKAAGQLPEDATAVLVHSASRPFIQDAVVSETVKAGKRYGAAVAAFRSPDAVKFAEKGQKVTKSMDRNSVWVTQSPQVFKRDVFSKMLKSGVKLVDDESALLDKSRQEIHLVVSSRTNLKIRTVADLEAAGALLGKI
- the ftsH gene encoding ATP-dependent zinc metalloprotease FtsH yields the protein MRSFAVWFLLMAVVMVVLNMFQQQQTEDSRIDYNPTFLQYVKSGKIIQCEIVRGASGNDHVTGELTEIDPSTGKPKAFYVDVVITEDLFKMLQANEVKFKVTPPSTFWPVFWNVAPFFIGFIIIYFFIFRQMRTAGGRAMSFGKSRAKLMKKDDENKITFANVAGVEEAKEELQEVVEFLKNPKQFQRLGGKMPKGVLLAGSPGTGKTLIAKAVAGEADVPFFTISGSDFVEMFVGVGASRVRDMFEQGRKNAPCIIFVDEIDAVGRSRFTGIGGGHDEREQTLNALLVEMDGFDTAEGIIIIAATNRPDVLDPALMRPGRFDRQVFIDLPNLKGREEILEIHVKRIMLADNVDLTKVARGTPGFSGADIMNLVNEAALLAARRGAESVEQKDFEEARDKVSWGRERRSHMLDVEEKKLTAYHEAGHAIVLAKTEQTEPLHKVTVIPRGRALGATMQLPEKDRYTQGRTRLMGMLIGLMGGRVAEEIIFNDVTTGAQNDIERATNIARAMVCEFGMSTLGPRNFGSNQELMFLGREVNRTESHSEKTSELIDEEINKILNEAHDTAREILEDNRDKLELISEVLIKYETIDGDQVMQMLETGEIPEDLKNGKLPESETPAKDEEKAGSSAPEPEEATASEEDTDASAGKETPSET